From Pan troglodytes isolate AG18354 chromosome 9, NHGRI_mPanTro3-v2.0_pri, whole genome shotgun sequence, the proteins below share one genomic window:
- the MYOD1 gene encoding myoblast determination protein 1, which produces MELLSPPLRDVDLTAPDGSLCSFATTDDFYDDPCFDSPDLRFFEELDPRLMHVGALLKPEEHSHFPAAVHPAPGAREDEHVRAPSGHHQAGRCLLWACKACKRKTTNADRRKAATMRERRRLSKVNEAFETLKRCTSSNPNQRLPKVEILRNAIRYIEGLQALLRDQDAAPPGAAAAFYAPGPLPPGSGGEHYSGDSDASSPRSNCSDGMMDYSGPPSGARRRNCYEGAYYNEAPSEPRPGKSAAVSSLDCLSSIVERISTESPAAPALLLADVPSESPPRRQEAAAPSEGESSGDPTQSPDAAPQCPAGANPNPIYQVL; this is translated from the exons ATGGAGCTACTGTCGCCACCGCTCCGCGACGTAGACCTGACGGCCCCCGACGGCTCTCTCTGCTCCTTTGCCACAACGGACGACTTCTATGACGACCCGTGTTTCGACTCCCCGGACCTGCGCTTCTTCGAAGAGCTGGACCCGCGCCTGATGCACGTGGGCGCGCTCCTGAAACCCGAAGAGCACTCGCACTTCCCCGCGGCGGTGCACCCGGCCCCGGGCGCACGTGAGGACGAGCATGTGCGCGCGCCCAGCGGGCACCACCAGGCGGGCCGCTGCCTACTGTGGGCCTGCAAGGCGTGCAAGCGCAAGACCACCAACGCCGACCGCCGCAAGGCCGCCACCATGCGCGAGCGGCGCCGCCTGAGCAAAGTAAATGAGGCCTTTGAGACACTCAAGCGCTGCACGTCGAGCAATCCAAACCAGCGGTTGCCCAAGGTGGAGATCCTGCGCAACGCCATCCGCTATATCGAGGGCCTGCAGGCTCTGCTGCGCGACCAGGACGCCGCGCCCCCTGGCGCCGCAGCCGCCTTCTATGCGCCGGGCCCGCTGCCCCCGGGCAGCGGCGGCGAGCACTACAGCGGCGACTCCGACGCGTCCAGCCCGCGCTCCAACTGCTCCGACGGCATG ATGGACTACAGCGGCCCCCCGAGCGGCGCCCGGCGGCGGAACTGCTACGAAGGCGCCTACTACAACGAGGCGCCCAGCG AACCCAGGCCCGGGAAGAGTGCGGCGGTGTCGAGCCTAGACTGCCTGTCCAGCATCGTGGAGCGCATCTCCACCGAGAGCCCTGCGGCGCCCGCCCTCCTGCTGGCCGACGTGCCTTCTGAGTCGCCTCCACGCAGGCAAGAGGCTGCCGCCCCCAGCGAGGGAGAGAGCAGCGGCGACCCCACCCAGTCACCGGACGCCGCCCCGCAGTGCCCTGCGGGTGCGAACCCCAACCCGATATACCAAGTGCTCTGA